The following are encoded in a window of Onthophagus taurus isolate NC chromosome 3, IU_Otau_3.0, whole genome shotgun sequence genomic DNA:
- the LOC111423493 gene encoding luciferin sulfotransferase-like: MGEVMKDLKDFDGCILPNEFFLTKEKIEHFEVKDDDVWVTSYPKAGTTWTQEMVWLIGNDLDYEGAKVSVDQRFPFIEVNSLTKAMMKFGKKRNPEKFSKEFVVTDNIKKLNETEGKRFIKSHLPWYLLPRQITDGLKKPKIIHVMRDPKQVSVSYYHHNNLVIPLFDENLSNFIDIYVQGKVLYGDYFNVVKSYLKQSHLPNLLIITYEDMIRDIKSVIKKVSEFLNKNFTDEDIDKLAEHLSFNQMKNNQAVNREYISGNDDEKFMRKGTVDSYKEELSDEDIDKLNKWFAENIKGSGLPYETN; this comes from the exons atggGTGAAGTAATGAAAGATTTGAAAGATTTCGATGGTTGTATTTTACCGAATGAGTTTTTCTTAAcgaaagaaaaaatcgaacaTTTCGAAGTGAAAGATGACGATGTTTGGGTTACATCTTATCCAAAAGctg gaACAACTTGGACTCAAGAAATGGTTTGGTTAATCGGAAATGATTTAGATTACGAAGGTGCGAAAGTCAGCGTGGATCAAAGATTCCCATTTATTga agtTAACTCTTTAACTAAGGCAATGATGAAATTTGGCAAAAAACGTAATCCcgaaaaattttctaaagaaTTTGTCGTAACGGATAATATCAAAAAGTTGAATGAAACCGAAGGAAAACGATTCATTAAAAGTCATTTACCTTGGTATCTTTTACCAAGACAAATAAccgatggattaaaaaaaccaaaaataatccATGTTATGAGAGATCCAAAACAAGTCTCCGTGTCTTATTATCATCATAATAATCTTGTTATTCCGTTATTCGATGAAAATTTAAGCAACTTCATCGATATTTACGTACAAGGAAAAGTTTTATACGGAGATTATTTTAACGTggttaaaagttatttaaaacaaagtcATCTACCAAATCTTTTAATCATAACGTATGAGGATATGATTCGGGACATTAAAAGCGTTATTAAGAAAGTAtcggaatttttaaataaaaattttactgaTGAAGACATCGATAAACTGGCGGAACATTTGAGTTTTAatcaaatgaaaaataatcaGGCGGTTAATAGAGAATATATAAGTGGAAATGATGATGAAAAGTTTATGAGGAAAGGTACCGTCGATAGCTATAAAGAAGAGCTTTCCGATGAGgatattgataaattaaataaatggtTTGCGGAGAATATTAAAGGAAGCGGGCTTCCAtatgaaacaaattaa